One region of Bacillus pumilus genomic DNA includes:
- the modA gene encoding molybdate ABC transporter substrate-binding protein gives MKYIFLAFISICLLLSGCQTEMKPSNSNKKTELVISAAASLQDALKEIEASFHKQHPHVTLTNNFGSSGALKQQIAQGAKADLFFSAAEEPFDELVQSGDIDREYIKDAIQNELVLIVPKDGSSSIKSFQDVQHVKGKIALGTPESVPAGTYGKEIFTKLNIWDQVKKNAVYAKDVRQVLSYVETGNVEAGVVYKTDALVSKKVKIAAEANSDMHSPVIYPVGIVKGTNHLTEAKAFFQFLQSDKATSIFKKYGFQVS, from the coding sequence ATGAAGTATATATTCTTAGCCTTCATCTCCATATGTTTGCTTCTGAGTGGATGCCAAACAGAGATGAAGCCATCTAATTCGAATAAAAAAACAGAGCTTGTGATTTCAGCAGCGGCAAGTCTTCAGGATGCACTAAAGGAAATTGAAGCCTCCTTTCACAAACAGCATCCACATGTGACATTAACGAATAACTTCGGATCATCCGGCGCATTGAAGCAACAAATCGCTCAAGGAGCAAAAGCGGATCTCTTTTTCTCAGCAGCTGAAGAGCCCTTCGATGAACTTGTTCAATCCGGAGACATTGACCGAGAATATATCAAGGACGCCATACAAAATGAGCTAGTCCTTATTGTGCCAAAAGATGGCTCTTCCTCTATTAAAAGCTTTCAAGACGTCCAGCACGTAAAAGGAAAGATCGCTCTTGGCACACCTGAATCGGTTCCTGCTGGTACATATGGCAAAGAGATTTTCACAAAACTGAATATATGGGATCAAGTGAAAAAGAATGCTGTCTATGCCAAAGATGTACGGCAAGTTTTAAGCTACGTTGAAACTGGAAATGTCGAAGCAGGTGTTGTGTATAAAACAGACGCCCTCGTTTCTAAAAAAGTAAAGATTGCAGCTGAAGCAAATTCGGACATGCACTCCCCGGTTATATATCCAGTAGGGATTGTCAAAGGGACAAATCATCTTACGGAAGCCAAAGCCTTTTTTCAATTTCTTCAATCTGATAAAGCCACATCCATTTTTAAGAAATACGGCTTTCAAGTGTCGTAA
- a CDS encoding MarR family winged helix-turn-helix transcriptional regulator, which yields MGNADILKEIVLVHYEVSRKLNRKLLELEKDITPPQIYALSILIQGKVSHAEELKQRLSLNPGAASIALNKLCEQGYIQRERDKDDPSLVRLEATEKGQVIYEKHTRLFGKVIQHMMSDFTKEDLKTYLTYLQKMRQTFHDD from the coding sequence ATGGGTAATGCAGACATTTTAAAAGAAATTGTTCTTGTACATTATGAAGTCAGCCGTAAATTAAACCGCAAGTTACTTGAGTTAGAAAAAGACATCACGCCTCCGCAGATATATGCTCTTTCTATTTTGATACAAGGCAAAGTATCACATGCCGAAGAGCTGAAACAAAGACTCTCTTTAAACCCAGGTGCAGCCTCCATTGCACTCAATAAATTATGTGAGCAGGGCTATATTCAGAGAGAACGGGACAAAGACGACCCCTCGCTCGTCCGATTAGAAGCCACCGAAAAAGGGCAAGTGATTTATGAAAAGCACACACGTCTTTTCGGAAAGGTGATTCAGCATATGATGTCAGACTTCACAAAGGAAGACTTAAAGACCTATTTGACGTATCTGCAAAAAATGAGACAGACCTTTCATGATGATTGA
- a CDS encoding ROK family protein has product MAYYGAIEAGGTKFCCAIGNEHGDILEEMTIPTEHPEKTLQKLIPFFEQHDIEALGVGSFGPICVQKDDPSYGYIMNTPKVEWKHYPFIPELEKQLEVPVSFTTDVNAAALGELTKGAAKGLNSCLYITVGTGIGAGAVVKNELLHGHSHPEMGHILVRQHESDVFEGVCPAHGTCLEGLAAGPAIEKRWGKSAKELTEEKSVWALEADYLAQALMQYSLILSPERIIMGGGVMKQKQLFPLIREKLVAYLNDYVDLPPLDTYIVSPGLEDKAGMTGALLLAIEAKKNA; this is encoded by the coding sequence ATGGCGTATTATGGAGCAATTGAAGCTGGCGGTACAAAGTTTTGTTGTGCAATTGGCAATGAGCACGGGGATATTCTCGAAGAAATGACAATTCCTACAGAGCACCCAGAAAAAACATTACAAAAGCTCATCCCATTTTTCGAGCAGCATGACATTGAAGCATTAGGGGTCGGCTCCTTTGGACCGATTTGTGTCCAAAAGGACGACCCTTCTTACGGTTATATCATGAACACGCCGAAAGTAGAGTGGAAGCATTACCCGTTCATCCCAGAGCTAGAGAAGCAATTAGAAGTCCCAGTATCTTTTACAACAGATGTAAATGCGGCAGCCTTAGGTGAATTAACTAAAGGAGCAGCCAAAGGGCTGAATAGTTGTTTGTATATCACGGTCGGTACGGGGATCGGTGCTGGCGCTGTTGTAAAAAACGAGCTTCTTCACGGTCATTCGCATCCAGAAATGGGGCATATCCTTGTCAGGCAGCATGAATCAGACGTATTTGAAGGAGTCTGCCCAGCGCATGGGACGTGTTTAGAAGGACTGGCAGCTGGACCAGCGATTGAGAAAAGATGGGGGAAATCTGCTAAAGAGCTTACGGAGGAAAAATCAGTTTGGGCACTTGAAGCCGATTATTTGGCGCAGGCGCTGATGCAGTACTCCCTCATTTTAAGCCCAGAGCGCATCATTATGGGCGGGGGCGTCATGAAGCAAAAACAGCTTTTTCCATTAATTCGAGAGAAGCTTGTTGCGTATCTCAATGATTATGTAGACCTGCCGCCGCTTGATACATACATTGTCTCTCCTGGACTTGAGGACAAGGCCGGCATGACAGGTGCTTTGCTGTTAGCCATCGAAGCGAAGAAAAACGCCTGA
- the modB gene encoding molybdate ABC transporter permease subunit: MPMLTEDFLSPIWLSVQVAIVSGLLATVFGTTIGFWMARTTFKGKMIVETLLMMPLVLPPTVVGFLLLVVFGKHSVIGGAIEWIFHQPVIFTWWAAVIASTVVAFPLMYQTAKAGFSTIESDIEGAAKVDGAHSFQVFAYITVPLALPSLLSGSILSFARALGEFGATLMFAGNIPGKTQTLPTAIYVAIDSGRMELAWAWTICIVILSFIMLLAARRSST, from the coding sequence ATGCCTATGCTGACTGAAGACTTTCTATCACCCATTTGGCTGTCCGTGCAAGTGGCTATCGTCAGCGGGCTGTTGGCCACAGTTTTTGGCACAACAATTGGCTTCTGGATGGCGCGAACAACTTTTAAAGGGAAAATGATTGTGGAAACGCTCCTGATGATGCCGCTCGTTCTCCCGCCAACAGTCGTTGGCTTTTTATTGCTCGTCGTATTCGGAAAGCATAGTGTAATAGGGGGCGCGATTGAATGGATCTTCCATCAGCCGGTCATTTTCACATGGTGGGCGGCGGTTATTGCTTCGACAGTCGTGGCATTTCCGCTCATGTATCAAACAGCAAAGGCGGGCTTTTCTACAATTGAGTCAGATATTGAAGGGGCTGCAAAAGTAGATGGTGCTCATTCATTCCAAGTCTTTGCCTATATCACCGTACCACTTGCCCTGCCTTCCCTCTTGTCAGGCAGCATCCTTAGCTTTGCAAGAGCCCTTGGAGAATTCGGGGCGACCTTAATGTTTGCCGGCAACATCCCAGGAAAAACCCAAACACTCCCAACCGCTATTTATGTGGCGATTGATTCTGGGCGCATGGAGCTTGCTTGGGCGTGGACGATCTGTATTGTGATCTTATCTTTTATTATGCTTTTGGCTGCGCGTAGAAGTAGTACGTAA
- a CDS encoding LTA synthase family protein, whose product MKAFFKNHWFLVYSILFMWMKTYIIYQLGFHIRTANLFHEWLLLINPLSFLLPLFGIALFLNETKQKVFLLTANFILTAILISNTIFYGFYIDFITIPVLFQAKNMGDMGSSMTELFHPLFVLMLVDFVVLAWLLKRKPLAPKASYKTIKTYYAICCSFLLFHVSSAMMDHPRFLTSSYDREVIVRNLGLFQFHLYDGAAQTARIGQKAFADEDTLSTVANYTKADYSAPNEEYFGLAKGKNVVFISLESTQQFVMNQKVNGQYITPFLNQLAKKSFYFDEFYQQTEQGKTSDSEFIVANSLYPSSSGAVFFTASDNEYDTLYKQLKKENYQSVQFHANNKTFWNRDVMYESLGIDRFYDVDSYHVNERNSTGWGLKDIDFFDQSIDYLKKLKQPYYSTFITLTNHFPFEIDPKDQFIDEYDSSSTILNRYVTTVRYQDEAIKMFFDRMKEEGLYNNTMFVLMGDHYGISEAHHEAMAQLLNQEEITPFDAVKLQRVPFLIYIPGVTDQAPQTISETAGQMDVKPTLLHLLGIETKDSIQFGNDLFSNERTPFAVLRNGNFITDDYLYTKNTCYDQKTKEPVKQDEVCQPYIEKANKELSLSDKVINGNLLRFYQQ is encoded by the coding sequence ATGAAAGCGTTTTTCAAAAATCACTGGTTTTTAGTGTATTCCATCCTCTTCATGTGGATGAAAACATACATCATTTATCAACTAGGTTTTCACATACGAACGGCCAATCTGTTTCATGAATGGCTGCTTTTGATCAATCCCCTTAGCTTTCTACTCCCTTTGTTTGGGATAGCTCTTTTTTTAAATGAAACCAAACAAAAGGTTTTTTTATTGACTGCAAATTTTATTCTTACGGCGATTCTTATATCGAATACGATCTTTTATGGTTTTTACATTGATTTCATTACCATTCCCGTGCTATTCCAAGCGAAGAACATGGGAGATATGGGCAGCAGTATGACGGAATTATTCCACCCGCTCTTTGTGCTGATGCTCGTTGATTTTGTCGTACTTGCTTGGCTGCTCAAGCGCAAACCATTAGCCCCAAAAGCGTCATACAAGACGATCAAAACATATTATGCGATCTGTTGCAGCTTCCTATTGTTTCATGTCAGCTCAGCTATGATGGATCACCCTCGATTTCTGACAAGCTCTTATGATCGTGAAGTCATTGTCAGAAACCTCGGGCTATTCCAATTCCATCTTTACGACGGTGCTGCCCAAACGGCACGCATTGGACAAAAGGCTTTTGCAGATGAAGATACGCTTTCTACTGTAGCAAACTACACAAAGGCTGATTACAGCGCACCAAACGAAGAGTACTTCGGACTTGCTAAAGGCAAGAACGTTGTGTTCATTTCACTTGAATCCACGCAGCAATTTGTCATGAATCAAAAGGTAAATGGACAATATATCACTCCCTTTTTAAATCAATTGGCTAAAAAGAGTTTTTATTTTGATGAATTTTATCAGCAGACAGAGCAGGGGAAGACGTCGGATTCAGAGTTTATTGTCGCGAATTCCCTCTATCCTTCTAGCAGCGGTGCTGTCTTTTTCACAGCGAGTGATAATGAATATGATACGTTATACAAGCAGTTGAAAAAGGAAAACTATCAATCCGTCCAATTTCATGCGAATAATAAAACGTTTTGGAATCGTGATGTGATGTATGAATCTCTAGGAATTGATCGTTTTTATGATGTCGATTCATATCATGTCAATGAACGGAATTCCACTGGCTGGGGCTTAAAGGATATCGACTTCTTTGATCAATCCATTGATTATTTAAAAAAGTTGAAGCAGCCTTATTACAGTACGTTTATTACTTTGACCAATCATTTTCCATTTGAAATTGACCCGAAGGATCAGTTTATTGATGAATATGATTCGTCCAGTACCATCTTAAACCGCTATGTGACGACCGTCCGCTATCAAGATGAAGCGATTAAGATGTTTTTTGACCGTATGAAAGAAGAAGGATTGTATAACAATACGATGTTTGTCCTCATGGGTGACCATTATGGCATCTCTGAGGCACATCATGAGGCAATGGCACAGCTACTCAATCAAGAGGAAATCACACCGTTTGATGCGGTCAAACTGCAGCGTGTTCCGTTTTTGATTTACATTCCTGGTGTCACGGACCAAGCACCGCAGACGATTTCTGAAACAGCTGGTCAAATGGACGTCAAGCCGACACTTCTTCACTTACTAGGGATTGAAACGAAGGATTCCATTCAATTCGGCAATGATTTATTTTCAAATGAACGGACGCCTTTCGCTGTTCTGAGAAACGGTAACTTTATTACAGATGATTATCTCTATACAAAAAACACCTGCTATGATCAAAAAACAAAAGAACCCGTGAAGCAGGATGAGGTATGTCAGCCTTATATCGAAAAAGCCAATAAAGAGCTCTCCTTATCAGACAAGGTGATCAATGGGAATTTGCTGCGTTTTTATCAGCAGTAA
- a CDS encoding metal-dependent hydrolase, with protein MTGKTHIMGGIAASTAVAYYYGFDPVIMAAAGSAGALIPDLCHTKSKIGRKFPLLSALISSVFGHRTFTHSLLFLLIIYFLATTYIPNDSLSIGLLVGMASHLILDTGTVNGIKFLFPASIKVRLPFYVKTGSTGEQVVLAALTVVTCYYIAVICGISIPIQF; from the coding sequence ATGACAGGAAAAACACACATTATGGGCGGAATCGCCGCCTCAACAGCCGTCGCCTACTACTACGGATTCGACCCAGTCATCATGGCTGCAGCTGGATCAGCAGGTGCTTTGATCCCCGATCTTTGCCATACAAAAAGTAAAATCGGTAGAAAATTTCCGCTGCTCTCGGCACTGATCAGCAGCGTATTCGGTCATCGCACGTTCACTCACAGTTTATTATTTCTGCTGATCATTTATTTTCTTGCGACAACATACATTCCAAATGACAGCCTAAGTATCGGTTTACTAGTTGGAATGGCGAGCCACCTTATCCTTGATACTGGAACAGTGAACGGCATTAAATTTTTATTTCCAGCTTCCATTAAAGTCCGTCTCCCCTTCTATGTCAAAACAGGCAGCACAGGAGAACAAGTCGTACTAGCTGCTCTCACTGTCGTCACCTGCTATTACATCGCCGTCATCTGCGGCATATCTATCCCCATCCAGTTCTAA
- a CDS encoding aldo/keto reductase — MVKSLNDTVTLNNGVEMPWFGLGVFKVEDGNQVVDAVKAAIRNGYRSIDTAAVYKNETGVGKAIKESGVKREDLFITSKVWNTDQGYDKALAAFDASLNRLGLDYLDLYLIHWPGPNAETFKDTWRALEKLYKDGKVRAIGVSNFYIQHLEELLKDAEVVPAVNQVEFHPKLTLVELRQYAKEKGIQIEAWSPLMQGKLLDHDVLKDMAARYNKSVAQVILRWDLQSGVVTIPKSINEERIKQNADIFDFELSKEDMEKIDALNNNERVGSNPETMTVGFE, encoded by the coding sequence ATGGTTAAAAGCTTGAATGATACCGTAACACTGAATAACGGAGTGGAAATGCCTTGGTTTGGTTTAGGTGTATTCAAAGTGGAGGACGGCAATCAAGTGGTAGATGCCGTAAAAGCAGCCATACGCAACGGATACCGCAGTATTGATACGGCTGCCGTTTATAAAAATGAGACAGGCGTAGGCAAAGCAATTAAAGAATCTGGCGTGAAACGAGAAGATTTGTTCATTACGTCTAAAGTATGGAATACGGATCAAGGCTATGATAAAGCGCTGGCTGCATTTGACGCAAGCTTGAATCGATTAGGTCTTGATTACTTAGACCTCTATTTGATTCATTGGCCTGGCCCAAATGCAGAAACATTTAAAGACACATGGCGTGCGCTTGAGAAGCTTTACAAGGATGGGAAAGTGAGAGCCATTGGCGTCAGCAACTTCTACATTCAGCATTTAGAAGAGCTATTAAAAGATGCTGAAGTTGTTCCAGCCGTGAACCAAGTTGAATTTCATCCGAAACTGACACTTGTCGAACTACGTCAATACGCAAAAGAAAAAGGCATTCAAATTGAAGCATGGTCTCCGCTTATGCAAGGAAAGCTATTAGATCATGACGTATTAAAGGACATGGCTGCACGCTACAACAAATCTGTTGCGCAGGTCATCTTGCGCTGGGATCTGCAAAGCGGCGTCGTGACGATTCCAAAATCAATCAACGAAGAACGCATTAAACAAAATGCAGATATTTTTGATTTCGAATTATCAAAGGAAGACATGGAAAAAATCGATGCATTAAACAATAACGAGCGTGTCGGCTCGAATCCAGAGACGATGACGGTTGGGTTTGAATAA